The following proteins are co-located in the Leishmania major strain Friedlin complete genome, chromosome 30 genome:
- a CDS encoding putative ubiquitin-protein ligase, producing MSQFVFNGSSRMRNMKLARDHHKTRNSIIEDAQRLRLQREEEARRMRAARRLQRAIRQWLACQAMVRLALSDLDSVSSDVKQILLSTSSGGVSSAVHTPDVPRQTEQLTARLHTACWCLSYVRRHQSQIPLRLDSPFRAAAKNECRAETVLGDAGSGLPGATGLGATAAAHQSVTLSSPQTSSVTPLGEQRAYRQRVFWHYSECLYTALSETTNRGAEGEDTTEEDTIALAAAASVEAAAANRSVDPLSLSWPSFLASLPTKDVVLLLCVLLQQLSRVTPSVPGNHASPSSSASLVKRLARYLVAVIVAHNAAFARTLNEESAPRRSHGGLEMAATGVASPSLAAAASIDQWPAVHALTVTLSFLGQETVAHPVSVRSQCSELLQPLVAAFPPLSQAEAGGHSPLSPPTGSFAQVCWYCMCAPYAGEESQRLTSNSLAVLLGAADTAAEGPERGGCDVVDTCFTMLVAECYRRTAMDTGLTACDGVSGLQGGKLRARVLGRLVRLLPRVHQLVETTSCTAVVSPSCLAACTDVVKWYLLSVSCLSERLCREDFFIEGILADHYAYNTGRRQQRRTVDGKDDVEGVAASSQSQYRLLTSYLFSAEGGLQLLQLLIAQDERCEKLRLMALQKPTVEAPTDTGAPPTVEDGSNEEGDSAAAASLANTTPFMDAGAAAQWPSSASMKQSPLEILCNVFAWPIFTFSKPRYSRYQQETLSLYAKLVRTPQLLRRLWSLYWQSCEGLRAVLPPGEALQRLCQPPAWGAQEQEEQLALTDEEPARRRRVSAAAHPAPALMSLPRLPTWETHPRYPLAFYDPHASLSIFFFTMLAYYVNVCDFADELRRGGEMAVLSTEESWALVLALKEIVHRSHMYGVVPDSNGEAVARAACLLLSRLHTVDEADPFVPAAATSLWMSVGTVAAEAAVGLLFRTWDAASAAVVEEDAAEAGEAELDGASVATGERSVVGGLMSSTTAGAATTSVTHVRLPGDDAAFHGSAQWKQPTRYTKLLVHTPFLFPFAARALLLSALLVETDHHWTLPSERRVVVQRGRTFIGAFDLFHDKPLSNDMLNIRFIADDGTLEAGYGRGVYRECIVSLCKEGFAAEYGLFRQTPDGYVYPNSFSAVATSDPQHLLKIRFLGAMVGRALRDGVLQDVPFALHFRNAILGRRNTLSNLKSFDAELYHQLMSLTQLSEEELEAVGLTFVYTVNALGITREVELVPDGAQMHVTPRNCLFYVHLVADFKLNREAAEQTRAFCAGLHSVIDTNRLRLFDSNEVGKLFGGDETGQIDLEDWKANTVYDKPEDVNTPQVRLFWDVVESLTREQQRQLLKFATSMTRPPLLGFRFLAPPFKVQLLAMNASGPDHLPSAATCFSTLKLPPYRDYATARAKIVAAIEETDTFEFS from the coding sequence ATGAGCCAATTTGTCTTCAACGGCAGCAGTCGCATGCGCAACATGAAGCTGGCGCGCGACCATCACAAGACGCGGAACAGCATCATCGAAGATGCACAACGACTGCGACTtcaaagagaggaggaggcgcgccgcATGCGCGCCGCCCGGCGGCTGCAACGCGCCATTCGCCAGTGGCTTGCTTGCCAGGCGATGGTGCGTCTGGCCTTGAGCGACCTGGATAGCGTGTCATCGGACGTGAAGCAAATTCTACTGTCGACGTCTTCTGGGGGTGTCTCTTCCGCTGTGCACACGCCTGACGTCCCGAGGCAGACAGAGCAGCTCACGGCACGCCTACACACGGCGTGCTGGTGCCTCTCGTatgtgcgccgccaccagtCACAAAttccgctgcgcctcgatTCGCCTTTCCGAGCTGCAGCAAAGAACGAATGCCGCGCAGAAACGGTATTAGGTGATGCGGGTTCAGGCTTACCTGGGGCGACTGGCCTAGGCGCTACTGCCGCGGCCCACCAGAGTGTCACTCTTTCCTCTCCTCAGACTTCCTCGGTAACGCCCCTcggagagcagcgcgcgtACCGGCAGCGGGTCTTCTGGCACTACAGCGAATGCCTTTACACAGCTCTCAGCGAAACCACCAACCGCGGCGCGGAGGGTGAGGACACGACTGAGGAGGACACCATCGCAttggctgcggctgcctcagtagaggcagccgcagccaaTCGGTCAGTCGAtccgctgtcgctgtcgtggCCTTCTTTTCTTGCTTCTTTGCCCACCAAAGATGTGgtccttctcctctgcgTGCTGTTGCAGCAACTCTCGCGTGTGACGCCGTCGGTGCCGGGCAACCACGCATCGCCATCCAGCAGCGCATCTTTGGTAAAGCGACTGGCAAGGTATCTTGTGGCTGTCATCGTCGCACACAACGCCGCGTTTGCACGTACGCTCAACGAGGAGTCGGCACCTCGCCGAAGCCACGGCGGTCTTGAGATGGCAGCGACGGGGGTGGCTTCGCCGTCGttggctgcagcggcgtctaTTGATCAGTGGCCGGCGGTACATGCCTTGACCGTGACACTCAGTTTTCTAGGCCAAGAGACGGTGGCACATCCGGTGAGCGTGCGCTCGCAGTGcagcgagctgctgcagccactTGTCGCAGCGTTCCCGCCCCTTTCACAGGCTGAAGCCGGCGGGCACAGCCCACTGTCGCCGCCTACGGGCTCCTTTGCGCAGGTGTGCTGGTATTGTATGTGCGCTCCCTACGCCGGGGAGGAGTCCCAGCGACTCACCTCCAACTctctggcggtgctgctcggcgctgctgatACAGCCGCGGAGGGGCCCGagcgtggcggctgcgacgtGGTGGATACGTGCTTTACGATGCTTGTAGCGGAGTGCTACAGACGGACTGCCATGGACACGGGGTTGACGGCGTGCGATGGCGTAAGTGGGCTGCAAGGTGGGAAGCTGCGTGCTCGTGTGCTTGGGCGCCTTGtgcggttgctgccgcgTGTCCATCAGCTCGTGGAGACGACATCGTGCACTGCAGTTgtgtcgccgtcgtgctTAGCCGCCTGCACGGATGTGGTGAAGTGGTACTTGCTCAGCGTCAGCTGCCTGAGCGAGCGACTGTGCCGCGAGGATTTCTTTATTGAGGGCATTCTGGCAGATCACTACGCCTACAACACCggtcggcggcagcagcgacgcacggTGGATGGGAAGGACGATGTCGAGGGTGTCGCTGCATCGTCACAGAGTCAATACCGCCTGCTAACCTCGTACCTGTTCAGCGCCGAGGGTGGCCTGCAACTGCTCCAACTGCTCATCGCGCAGGACGAGCGGTGTGAGAAACTGCGCCTGATGGCGCTGCAGAAGCCCACCGTGGAGGCACCCACCGATaccggcgcgccgccgacggtggaagacggcagcaacgaggagggcgactcggcagcagctgcatcacTGGCGAATACGACGCCCTTCATGgatgctggcgctgccgctcagTGGCCGTCGTCTGCCTCGATGAAGCAGAGCCCACTCGAGATTCTGTGCAACGTGTTTGCGTGGCCCATCTTCACCTTCTCGAAGCCAAGGTACAGCCGCTATCAGCAGGAGACGTTGTCGTTGTACGCGAAGCTGGTGCGCacaccgcagctgctgcgccgcctttgGAGTTTGTACTGGCAGAGCTGCGAGGGGCTGCgggctgtgctgccgcccGGCGAGGCTTTGCAGAGGCTGTGCCAGCCCCCGGCGTGGGGTGcacaggagcaggaggagcagctggctCTCACCGACGAGGAGCCGGCtagacgccgccgcgtgtctgcggctgcccacCCCGCGCCCGCCCTCATGTCCCTCCCGCGGCTGCCAACGTGGGAGACACATCCGCGTTACCCTCTCGCCTTCTATGACCCTCATGCGTCGCTCTCCATCTTTTTCTTCACCATGCTGGCGTACTATGTGAACGTGTGCGACTTCGCCGATGAGCTGCGTCGCGGTGGCGAGATGGCGGTGCTGTCTACAGAGGAGTCGTGGGCGTTGGTGCTCGCGCTGAAGGAGATTGTGCACCGGTCACACATGTACGGCGTCGTACCGGACTCCAACGGCGAGGCTGTTGCTCGCGCGGCCTGCCTGCTGCTCTCCCGCCTGCACAcggtggacgaggcggaccCGTTTGTgcctgccgcggcgaccAGTCTGTGGATGTccgtcggcaccgtcgctgccgaggcggcggtgggttTGTTGTTTCGCACTTGGGATgcggcgagcgccgccgtggtggaggaggatgccGCAGAGGCAGGAGAGGCAGAGCTTGACGGCGCCAGCGTCGCGACCGGAGAGCGAAGCGTTGTGGGCGGCTTAATGtcgagcaccaccgccggtgccgcgACCACGTCGGTGACCCACGTGCGTCTTcccggcgacgacgccgcctttcacggcagcgcgcagtGGAAACAGCCGACTCGGTACACAAAGCTGCTTGTGCACACACCGTTCCTGTTCCCTTTTGCCGCTCGCGCACTGCTCCTCTCGGCGCTGCTCGTGGAGACGGACCACCACTGGACCCTGCCAAGCGAgcggcgggtggtggtgcagcgcggaCGCACCTTCATAGGCGCCTTTGACCTTTTCCACGACAAGCCGCTCAGCAACGACATGCTCAACATCCGCTTCATTGCCGACGACGGCACGCTCGAGGCCGGGTACGGCCGCGGTGTGTACCGGGAGTGTATCGTGTCACTGTGCAAGGAGGGGTTTGCGGCTGAATACGGCCTGTTTCGCCAGACCCCAGACGGCTACGTGTACCCGAactccttcagcgccgtGGCGACCAGTGACCCGCAGCATCTTTTGAAGATCCGCTTCTTGGGGGCAATGGTGGgtcgcgcgctgcgcgacggtGTGTTGCAAGACGTGCCATTCGCCCTTCACTTTCGCAACGCCATCTTGGGCCGCCGCAACACCCTCAGCAACCTCAAGAGCTTCGACGCAGAGCTCTATCACCAGCTCATGTCCCTCACGCAGCTTAGCGAGgaagagctggaggcggtTGGGCTGACCTTTGTCTACACAGTGAACGCGCTGGGCATCACAAGGGAGGTAGAGCTGGTGCCTGACGGTGCGCAGATGCACGTGACGCCGCGCAACTGCCTCTTTTACGTGCACCTCGTCGCTGACTTTAAGCTCAACCGCGAGGCCGCCGAGCAGACACGCGCGTTTTGCGCTGGGCTTCACTCTGTAATTGACACTAACCGTCTTCGCTTGTTCGACAGTAACGAGGTCGGCAAGCTCTTCGGCGGTGATGAGACGGGGCAGATCGACTTGGAGGACTGGAAGGCGAATACAGTGTACGACAAGCCGGAGGACGTGAACACACCGCAGGTGCGGCTCTTCTGGGACGTTGTGGAGTCTCTCACccgcgagcagcagcgacagctgcTGAAGTTTGCGACGTCCATGACGCGACCGCCGCTACTCGGCTTCCGTTTCCTGGCGCCTCCCTTTAAGGTtcagctgctggcgatgaATGCGTCCGGGCCCGATCATCTGCCCTCGGCGGCAACGTGCTTCTCTACCTTGAAGCTACCACCGTACCGTGACTACGCGACGGCTCGCGCGAAGATTGTTGCTGCCATTGAAGAAACCGATACTTTCGAGTTCAGCTGA